The genomic DNA TGATCTTTTCGTGGCAGTTCAGGCGTCTCCATTTCTTGGATGCTGATTGGGCGGGCCTGAACATCATCGCCAAGCTTGCTCGCCGGGTTCCACTTCCTTTGGTCTTTCGATGGCGAAGCCGGATCGTCGCGAACGTGGACTCGATCGGGTTGGTCGTTCGGAGGTGACTCCAGTGCTCCGCCGGGAAGTCGTAGAATGCCAGCAGCACGTCGCGGTCCTTCTTTAAGCACGCGCATGCAGGAGCGTATTTCGCACCGTATTTTTCAAGGAAGTGATCGAACGCTTTGTTCGCTTCGGCCTTCGTCTCGGCTTGCCAGATTTCGTGCAGGTCACCCTTCGCCTTGGGCTGCACGCTCTTGGGCATCTTGTTCAAAACGTTGGCCGTCTTATGGACCCAGCAGCGCTGTTCGCGGGTCTCGGGAAACACTTTCCGAATCGCCGCCCAGAAGCCTAACGCACCGTCACCGATGGCGATCTTCGGAGCCATCTTCAGGCCTCGTTGCTTGAGATCGATGAGCAGTTCACTCCAGCTTTGTTCGCTTTCACGGTAGCCATCGAGGACGGCGATCAGTTCCTTTTTGCCATCGGGCGTTGCTGCCATCAGCACCAGCAAGCACTGCTTTTTGTTGGCATCGTCTTCCAGGCGGACCTTCGCGTGAATGCCATCAGCCCAGACGTAAACGTATTGCTTGTCGGATAAATCACGCTTGCTCCAATCGTCGTACTCGCTACACCACTGTTCCTTGAGCCGACAGACGACGTTGGGACTCAGCCCCGCGGCACGCGCGCCCACAAGCGACTGACGGGCTTCCGCGAAATCACCGGTCGAGATCCCTTTGAGGTACAGCCAAGGAATCAATTCTTCGATGGCCTTGGTCTTTCGCAGGTAGCTTGGCAACACGCTGGGCGAAAACGTGACCCGTCGTTTTCGATCGGGGTCATTGTCACGAACTCGCCCCTGGGTGATGGGAATGGATCCAGCACCGGTGAGGATGTCCCGCTCCGGCAAGCTTCCGTTTTTGACGACGAGTCGTCTGCCTCGCTCATCGGTTCGACTGGAATGCATGCCGATGAACGCTTCGACTTCAGCGTCGATCGCAGATTGCAGCATTCGCCTGGCTCCTTCGCGGACAATTTCGTCGAGTGGACTTCGCTGGTCGAACTGAGCCCGAAACGAAACCACTTCGGGATCGATCTGGTTGTCCACTGGCACGTCGGTTCGATCTGTTTTAGTCTGATTCATGGCGTATTCCTTTGCCCACATCGGGCCGTTGGAGGGTGATAGTTCCAACAGGATGCGCCACCTTTTTCATTCACTCAAGAACACGACTTTCGACAATACCTCGCGGACAACAGGAGTGCGAGCTCTAGATTAACCGTCTGACGCGGGCACCCTGCAATCAATGTCGATGCGGCTGAGCCCCTTGCTGTAGGTTGCCTGCCGGTGGTCGGGGATTGCAGCCGCTGGAGCTTGGTTGGTTAGCGGGGATGTCATGTTAACGAATCCGCTCACGGAATAGCGGCTGCGATCGGGGCAACCTGCTTCGCTGCTGCATGGCCGGTTGTTTAGGCGACCGACCTTAGGACCTGGGATGACAACGTGTTTATGTTTCTAGCCAGGATGGGGATGAGCGGAAAGCTGCGGCTTAGTTCGGTTGATTTCATCACCTTGTTTTCCGTCATCAGGTAAGGCAGGTCATCGCCGGCGTGGGTAACGTAATACGCCAGCTTCGCTGCCCCGGTTCGGTCTTTTGGCTCTAGCCGCTGGACGCACATCAGTCCATGCAGTTCGTTTTCATTGGCCGGCGTGTACGCTACATCCAAACTGTCGTAAAACGACGGCCCGATCATAATGACGGGTTTGCCAATCCAACATGCCTCCACGGCGACGGTTGAATTAAATGCGATTACGGTATGGGCAGCATGTAATAGATCGTAGGTGTTTGCTTGGTCCTGTGGATAGTAGATCCTCACGTTGGGCATCTGCTCGAGCGCCTGGTAGGGCCAGGTGATATCGCTGCGAATGCCAGCTTGGTTGGGATGAAAACGAATGCAGAACAAGGTTCTAGGATTGCGCTGACACAGCCGCATCAAGACAAGATGTTCTGAATCGAAGCTCGACTTCCAGGCCTTCCCCAAAGAAGCAAATTCGTCCTGACTGCTTAGGAAGATCGGAACCATCCGATCAAACCCGGTCGTGTCGGGCACCTCGAAGGCTTCGCATTGGTGTTTCGCAAATTGATTGGCGCTGGCTGCATGCTGCCGGTCGGAAAAGAACTTTTCTGCTAGTTGCCAGTCAACTTCTTGCTGCATTACTCGCTTCTGGATGCCTACCCGATCGTGGGCCGTGTGGCCGAGGTGGATGATCGGACGCTTTGCTGCGGTGACTTCCAGCGTATTAAACGGCTTGCCCTGCTGTTTGGCTGCGATGATACCGAACTTGCTGCAGGCGTGGCGGCCATTAAAAACTTCGAACTCATCGATGCCGTGTTTCGTTATCAGGCGTTTCATTTGGACCAGCAGCCGCGTGCTGGTCACATAGTATCGCCGCTTGAGCCAACGCAGCAAGCGATGCGATCGAATGTCTTTGGGCAGCAGACGGAACGATGAAATAAAGGCGCTCAGAACTCCCTCAACAATCTCCTTGCGTTCGCTAATCGACA from Rosistilla oblonga includes the following:
- a CDS encoding IS256 family transposase, whose protein sequence is MNQTKTDRTDVPVDNQIDPEVVSFRAQFDQRSPLDEIVREGARRMLQSAIDAEVEAFIGMHSSRTDERGRRLVVKNGSLPERDILTGAGSIPITQGRVRDNDPDRKRRVTFSPSVLPSYLRKTKAIEELIPWLYLKGISTGDFAEARQSLVGARAAGLSPNVVCRLKEQWCSEYDDWSKRDLSDKQYVYVWADGIHAKVRLEDDANKKQCLLVLMAATPDGKKELIAVLDGYRESEQSWSELLIDLKQRGLKMAPKIAIGDGALGFWAAIRKVFPETREQRCWVHKTANVLNKMPKSVQPKAKGDLHEIWQAETKAEANKAFDHFLEKYGAKYAPACACLKKDRDVLLAFYDFPAEHWSHLRTTNPIESTFATIRLRHRKTKGSGTRRASLAMMFRPAQSASKKWRRLNCHEKITLVIEGRSCKDGIMQDEIAA